The genomic region GAAGCGATATTAAACCTTGGCTAAACAGTTGACAACTTAAAGTTCTACCTAAAGATAGAGGTGATTTTGATCCATTAGCCTTGTATTTGTAGGGACACCATCCTTGCACCCAAAAAACTGGCATGAAACTGTAAAACTTCTTTACAAACTGCCGGAGATTACAAAAATTGACTTAAGTCAAAGCGTTATCGGCTAAAAATTTCCTAGAGTAGAGACATAGAGACGAAATATAGGAAAAAGTAACTTATGTTTTGCGAACAGTGCGAACAAACCGCCAGTGGTAATGGCTGTCATCAATGGGGCGCATGTGGTAAAAGCCCCCAACTTAACGCCGTTCAAGATTTATTAGTCTACTGCTTGCGCGGACTTGCGCCAGTGGTGATTAAAGCCCGTCAGTTAGGCATTTCTACTCACGATGAGGATGTCTTCACCTGCGAATCCTTATTCGCCACAATGACAAATGTCAACTTTGACCGGAAACGGTTTACTAAGTATGTCCGTGACTGTATCGAGAAGCGAGATAATTTAAAAGCTAAAGTCAAGGAAGCTAGCCCTGAACCCGTCAAATGGACAAGAGTGTCTGGGTATCATCCTGATTTTAATGAGAGTTTAGTCGAACAGGGTCAAGATTTAGCATTAGGCTTCATTAGTGAATCGGCGCGTGATGTTGACATCTTCTCCCTGAAACTTACGGTTCTCTATGGAATTAAGGGCGCGGCTTCCTACACCTTTCATGCTCAAGAATTGGGACAGGAAGATGAGCAGGTGTATGAGTTCATTCAAGAAGCATTAGATGCCCTGAATCATCAAGATTTCACCTTAGATGATTGGGTAAATTTAGCCTTAAAGGTAGGAGAAATTAACCTGCGGGCGATGGAATTATTGGATGCGGGACATACCAATACATACGGACATCCCACACCGACACCCGTTCCCCTGAATCCCCGAAAAGGCAAAGCTATCCTTGTCTCTGGACATGATATCAGACAACTGGAAGCCATCCTGAAACAGACGGCTGATAAAGGGATTACCGTTTACACCCACGGTGAACTTTTACCCGCTCACGGTTATCCTTTACTCAAACAGAACTATCCCCATCTGTACGGGCATTATGGTACAGCTTGGCAGAATCAAACCAAAGAATTTGCTAAGTTTCCGGGGGCGATTATTGTCACTACCAATTGTTTGATGCCGCCCCATGAAACCTATGATGAGAAACTATTTACCATTGGTCCTGTTGGGTTTGCCGGCATTAACTATATTCCGGCGGAGGAGGGTAACATCCCCAACTTTAGCCCCGCGATTCAACAATCCTTAGATATGCCTGGGTTTGTGGAAGAGCAACCCCCGCGTCAGGTAATGGCAGGATTTGCCCGGAATGCGGTGTTAAATGTGGCGGATCAAGTGATTGATGGGGTTAAGCAAGGCAAAATTCGTCACTTCTTCCTAGTTGGCGGTTGTGATGGCGCGAAACCGGAGCGCAATTATTACACTGAATTTGTGGAAAAAGTACCGGAAGATTGTATTGTTCTCACGCTAGCTTGTGGTAAGTTCCGTTTCTTTGATCAACAATTGGGAGAAATTGGTTCTCTGCCTCGGTTGATGGATGTGGGACAATGTAATGATGCGTATTCGGCGATTCAAATTGCCTTGGGATTAGCGAAGGCGTTTGATATGGATGTGAATCAATTGCCATTGTCAATGATTCTGTCTTGGTATGAACAGAAGGCGGTTGCTGTGTTGTTGACGCTGCTGTATTTGGGAATTAAGGATATTCGTTTGGGTCCCACGTTACCGGCGTTTATTTCTCCAAATGTTTTCAAATTGCTGTCGGAGAAGTATCAGTTGAAGGCGATTACAACACCAGATGAGGATTTGGCGGCTTGTTTGGGTTGAGTTAGTTAAGTGAGGGGGTGTGGCTTTTGTCGCGCCCCTTTTGCCTGGTTTTTGGGTTTTGTGGTGTTAATTTAAAGTGTAATTTAAAGTAGAGGATTACCAATGGCAATAGTTAACATATATAGAGGAATTATTCTAAGGTACGCATTTCGATAATATCTTCTTTGGTAAATACAGGAGTTTTCGGTTCTATAGGAGAATACTTAATGATGTCTGTTGCTAGCTTAGTAAGATTTGCATTAGCCAAGCAGCAATACTCTAAAGCATCTGTTGCAAGTTTGCTCTCCTCAGCATCTTTTTGTACTGCTGCCAACCATTCATCAAAACTGGAAAAGTAAATACCTTTAGAGCGCTTTTTAGAAATATTACCAGGATTAGCTGGTAACGGAAGTGCAATAGATGGGAGATATTTGTCATCACCAAGGTAGCTAAGTTTCTGAACTAAAAATGATCTAGTATTTGCTTGTGCAAGTGGAACAGAATGTACAACTAAATCTCTGTACTCACCTAGCTCTGCTAACCAGCCATCTTCTGAGTCGGGATCTGTTGCTTCATACAAAATTTTAGCAAAAGCGTCACACTCATGTTCTTTTTTCAGAATTTTCTTCCTAAAAGCACCCATCGTAAATACTTGTTCATTCCTATACTTTTGATGAAATGCATAAAGTCGCATAAACTCAGATAGATAGTCTCTTAGAGAGCAAGACTCAACTAAAAAAGAATGTACGGCTAGATAAATATTAAATGAATTTAAAGTCTTAATTTCTTTGCCAGCTTCAAACATTTGAAGCTGGCATAAACTAGAAATCTCTATGTGGTAGCTTTCAGACAAGTCCCGTAACCGCACTTCACATGCCTCTAGCTGAAAACTAATTCTTCCGGCAAGATCTGCAAGGCAGTAATTCTGCTCAGTGTAAGCGTGAAAACTTATGTTGCTCCAAGATCTAACTGAATCATGCAGTGGATCATTGTTACTTATGATTCGACTGAACGAATACCACTCAGGAGGCCAAATTCCTTCAATCTCTTCAGGGCTTGAGTAGAAATCAATACCTACTAGTACTAGCCCTAAGTTCCTAAGTACCTTG from Coleofasciculus chthonoplastes PCC 7420 harbors:
- the hcp gene encoding hydroxylamine reductase — its product is MFCEQCEQTASGNGCHQWGACGKSPQLNAVQDLLVYCLRGLAPVVIKARQLGISTHDEDVFTCESLFATMTNVNFDRKRFTKYVRDCIEKRDNLKAKVKEASPEPVKWTRVSGYHPDFNESLVEQGQDLALGFISESARDVDIFSLKLTVLYGIKGAASYTFHAQELGQEDEQVYEFIQEALDALNHQDFTLDDWVNLALKVGEINLRAMELLDAGHTNTYGHPTPTPVPLNPRKGKAILVSGHDIRQLEAILKQTADKGITVYTHGELLPAHGYPLLKQNYPHLYGHYGTAWQNQTKEFAKFPGAIIVTTNCLMPPHETYDEKLFTIGPVGFAGINYIPAEEGNIPNFSPAIQQSLDMPGFVEEQPPRQVMAGFARNAVLNVADQVIDGVKQGKIRHFFLVGGCDGAKPERNYYTEFVEKVPEDCIVLTLACGKFRFFDQQLGEIGSLPRLMDVGQCNDAYSAIQIALGLAKAFDMDVNQLPLSMILSWYEQKAVAVLLTLLYLGIKDIRLGPTLPAFISPNVFKLLSEKYQLKAITTPDEDLAACLG